One genomic window of Aethina tumida isolate Nest 87 chromosome 3, icAetTumi1.1, whole genome shotgun sequence includes the following:
- the LOC126264892 gene encoding uncharacterized protein LOC126264892, with protein MTVARITDRLCTVKVGWFIVMFVNFVFGVSGVFICSYKLNTIKDEDVKINFFKLSMFFAVSNLLLSVLLLVSILKNSQRYAFLYAVLCFLSLFAATFHIESNTNRNTTFLILFTVFALLCFGWFCVHGAYQIIRKEKEHEDECNNGIAV; from the exons ATGACTGTGGCTAGAATAACCGATAGACTCTGTACTGTCAAAGTTGGTTGGTTTATTGtgatgtttgttaatttt gtcTTCGGAGTTTCTGGTGTGTTTATAtgtagttataaattaaatacgatAAAGGATGAAGATGTCAAGATTAACTTCTTTAAATTGTCCATGTTTTTTGCTGTTTCGAATCTATTGTTAAGTGTACTTTTACTGGTTTCGATATTGAAG AATAGCCAAAGATATGCTTTTTTGTATGCTGTTCTATGTTTCCTAAGCCTTTTTGCAGCTACATTCCACATTGAGAGCAATACTAATAGAAATACAACGTTCCTAATTCTGTTTACAGTGTTTG CTTTACTTTGTTTCGGATGGTTTTGTGTACACGGAGCTTATCAAATCATTCGAAAGGAAAAAGAGCATGAAGATGAATGTAATAATGGAATAGCAGTTTag
- the LOC109594849 gene encoding putative mediator of RNA polymerase II transcription subunit 26 isoform X1 — MKILICLCLILSVNHVISQRVAPGVPPQQYRQPQQQQVYQQPQQQYQQVHQQQYQQVPQQQYQQVPVQQVPVQQHVPVQQQVPVQQVPVQQVPVQQVPVQQVPHGHGHHGQQQILNTANLAHEKEHIAEHFDVPIDTSKMTEQELQFHYFKMHDADNNNKLDGCELIKSLIHWHEQGKDKASGVEEKVFRDEELTNLIDPILNVDDANQDGFIDYPEFIRAQQKAAAGQQKPTS; from the exons ATgaagatattaatttgtttatgtttgaTTTTGTCAGTTAATCATGTAATATCACAACGAGTAGCACCCGGAGTTCCTCCACAGCAATAC agacaaccacaacaacaacaagtATATCAGCAACCACAACAGCAGTACCAACAAGTTCATCAACAACAGTACCAACAAGTACCCCAACAACAATATCAACAGGTGCCTGTGCAACAGGTTCCTGTTCAGCAGCATGTGCCTGTACAACAGCAGGTACCAGTTCAACAAGTACCAGTGCAACAAGTACCTGTACAGCAAGTTCCTGTCCAACAAGTACCGCACGGCCACGGGCATCATGGACAGCAACAGATCTTGAATACTGCCAATCTCGCACACGAAAAaga GCACATAGCTGAGCATTTTGACGTGCCAATCGACACAAGCAAGATGACTGAACAAGAATTGCAATTCCACTATTTCAAAATGCACGATGcagataataacaataaattggaCGGATGTGAACTGATAAAATCTCTCATTCACTGGCATG AACAAGGCAAGGATAAAGCTTCTGGCGTTGAAGAAAAAGTCTTCCGGGACGAAGAACTGACCAACTTGATTGATCCAATCTTGAACGTGGACGACGCAAATCAAGATGGTTTCATCGATTATCCCGAATTTATTAGAGCGCAACAAAAGGCGGCTGCTGGTCAACAGAAGCCCACATCGTAA
- the LOC109594849 gene encoding multiple coagulation factor deficiency protein 2 homolog isoform X2, with the protein MKILICLCLILSVNHVISQRVAPGVPPQQYRQPQQQQVYQQPQQQYQQVHQQQYQQVPQQQYQQVPVQQVPVQQHVPVQQQVPVQQVPVQQVPVQQVPVQQVPHGHGHHGQQQILNTANLAHEKEHIAEHFDVPIDTSKMTEQELQFHYFKMHDADNNNKLDGCELIKSLIHWHGPSGTTKEILSDENLQNMVDDILKLMDKNSDGFIDYTEYKISTQSTTGS; encoded by the exons ATgaagatattaatttgtttatgtttgaTTTTGTCAGTTAATCATGTAATATCACAACGAGTAGCACCCGGAGTTCCTCCACAGCAATAC agacaaccacaacaacaacaagtATATCAGCAACCACAACAGCAGTACCAACAAGTTCATCAACAACAGTACCAACAAGTACCCCAACAACAATATCAACAGGTGCCTGTGCAACAGGTTCCTGTTCAGCAGCATGTGCCTGTACAACAGCAGGTACCAGTTCAACAAGTACCAGTGCAACAAGTACCTGTACAGCAAGTTCCTGTCCAACAAGTACCGCACGGCCACGGGCATCATGGACAGCAACAGATCTTGAATACTGCCAATCTCGCACACGAAAAaga GCACATAGCTGAGCATTTTGACGTGCCAATCGACACAAGCAAGATGACTGAACAAGAATTGCAATTCCACTATTTCAAAATGCACGATGcagataataacaataaattggaCGGATGTGAACTGATAAAATCTCTCATTCACTGGCATG GTCCAAGCGGTACAACCAAAGAAATCCTATCCGACGAAAATCTCCAGAATATGGTCGacgatatattaaaattgatggaTAAAAATTCCGATggatttattgattatacggaatataaaataagcacCCAGTCAACCACGGGGAGCTAA
- the LOC109594840 gene encoding Kv channel-interacting protein 1 isoform X3 has protein sequence MYPMVHHPQQRNRHQQQQPNVQTTQLFTISADEAPPSEDTVSIKRPRRPLHKRFFNYVRNAWTGVKSALDSELEDLETPPRYRPDSLEALCKATRFTQAEIKRIYRGFKAECPTGVVKEDTFKTIYAQFFPQGVNSSQYAHYVFNTLDQDHSGLISFEDFVQNLSLLSRGSLEEKLRWAFTLYDINGDGCITREEMTDIVTAIYDLMGKLAEPTIEEDTVKEKVDRIFEKMDRNRDGVVTLDEFLECCKQDRDISSSMTVFDSSM, from the exons ATGTACCCCATGGTCCACCATCCGCAGCAGAGAAACCGACATCAACAGCAACAGCCAAACGTCCAGACCACACAGTTGTTCACTATCAGCGCCGACGAGGCGCCCCCATCCGAAGACACTGTCTCCATCAAGAGACCTCGACGGCCACTCCACAAGAGGTTCTTTAACTACGTCCGGAATGCCTGGACCGGCGTCAAATCGGCACTAG ATTCCGAACTCGAGGACTTGGAAACACCGCCTCGCTACCGACCCGACAGCCTAGAGGCGCTATGTAAAGCCACCAGGTTCACCCAAGCTGAAATCAAACGTATCTATAGGGGCTTCAAGGCGGAATGTCCCACGGGAGTCGTCAAGGAGGACACCTTTAAGACTATCTATGCACAGTTTTTTCCGCAGGGAG TCAACTCGAGTCAGTACGCTCACTACGTATTCAATACCCTGGATCAGGACCACAGCGGCTTAATTAGTTTTGAG GATTTCGTGCAGAATTTGTCGTTGTTGTCGAGGGGCTCGTTGGAGGAGAAACTCCGTTGGGCCTTCACCCTTTACGACATCAACGGCGACGGCTGCATCACCCGGGAAGAAATGACAGACATCGTAACGGCCATCTACGATTTGATGGGGAAACTAGCCGAACCCACCATCGAAGAGGACACAGTCAAGGAAAAGGTCGACAGGATATTCGAG aagATGGACAGAAACAGGGATGGCGTGGTGACGCTGGACGAGTTTTTGGAATGTTGCAAACAAGACAGGGACATTTCTTCATCGATGACGGTCTTTGATTCGTCCATGTGA
- the LOC109594875 gene encoding delta-1-pyrroline-5-carboxylate synthase, with product MLGPKLVRHGRLLSYNGVGYFRIPSQVAALRPAVMPVRLASTTPGLWLPKMTQANFEKKSLQDRKTTTFTDRSQLKYARRLVVKLGSAVITREDEHGLALGRLASIVEQVAECQNEGRECIMVTSGAVAFGKQKLTQELLMSLSMRETLSPTDHTREDIPTLLEPRAAAAVGQSGLMSLYDAMFAQYGVKIAQVLVTKPDFYNEETRRNLISTLSELISLNIVPIINTNDAVSPPFQVDEPIGGKGGKKGISLKDNDSLAAMLAAEVQSDLLILMSDVDGIYNKPPWEQGARFIHTFTSDLRHTIEYGKKSKVGTGGMDSKVNAATWALDRGVSVVICNGMQEKAIKTIMSGRKVGTFFTDSNTGAPPTEVVAENARSGGRILQTLTPEQRASCVHTLADLLVSKQSDILDANAKDLAEATKSGLAKPLLSRLSLTPAKLKNLAVGLKQIADDSHNNVGRVLRRTKLAEGLELTQITVPIGVLLVIFESRPDSLPQVAALAIASGNGLLLKGGKEAAHSNRALMELVKEALATVGAQNAISLVSTREEIGDLLSMEQHIDLIIPRGSSDLVRSIQSQSQHIPVMGHAEGICHTYIDKDADLQKALKIIRDGKCDYPAACNAMETLLIHQSLMEGDFFSDVCNMLKKEGVRINAGPKLNEMLTFGPPLAKTMKHEYGALECCIEVVKDTDEAIDHIHAFGSGHTDVIVTENREEARNFQRKVDSACVFHNASSRFADGFRFGLGAEVGISTARIHARGPVGVEGLLTTKWVLNGTDHAAADFAEGGGRTWLHESLPLN from the exons atgttaGGTCCTAAGTTGGTCAGGCATGGACGTCTGCTGTCCTACAATGGAGTCGGTTACTTTAGAATTCCGAGTCAAGTCGCCGCCCTTAGGCCAGCCGTTATGCCCGTCCGGCTTGCTTCAACTACACCTGGATTATGGCTTCCAAAAATGACACAA GCGAATTTCGAGAAGAAATCTTTGCAAGATAGAAAGACTACTACGTTTACGGACAGAAGCCAATTGAAATATGCAAGAAGACTTGTTGTCAAACTTGGAAGTGCTGTCATCACTAGGGAGGATGAACATGGTTTGGCTCTTGGAAGACTGGCATCAATCGTCGAACAA GTTGCTGAATGTCAAAATGAAGGTAGAGAATGCATCATGGTGACAAGTGGTGCCGTAGCATTTGGAAAACAAAAGTTAACCCAGGAACTGCTCATGTCACTCTCTATGAGAGAAACTCTCTCCCCCACAGATCACACGAGAGAA GATATACCTACACTTTTAGAACCCAGGGCAGCTGCCGCTGTAGGACAATCCGGTCTTATGTCTTTGTATGACGCCATGTTTGCCCAATATGGTGTCAAAATTGCTCAAGTATTGGTGACTAAACCCGATTTTTACAACGAAGAAACCCGTAGAAATTTGATCAGCACCTTATCCGAGTTGATAAGCCTGAACATTGTACCGATTATTAACACCAACGATGCCGTGTCACCACCATTCCAAGTTGATGAACCAATTGGAGGAAAAGGAGGCAAGAAAGGAATCAGCCTTAAAGACAATGATAGTTTAGCCGCTATGTTAGCTGCTGAAGTTCAATCCGATCTTCTGATCCTTATGTCTGATGTCGACGGTATTTATAACAAGCCTCCATGGGAACAAGGTGCCAGATTCATCCATACATTCACGTCAGATTTAAGACACACCATCGAGTATGGTAAGAAATCTAAGGTCGGCACAGGGGGAATGGATTCAAAGGTGAATGCAGCAACGTGGGCTTTGGATCGTGGAGTGTCTGTAGTTATTTGCAACGGTATGCAAGAGAAAGCAATCAAAACTATAATGTCTGGCCGTAAGGTTGGTACGTTCTTCACTGACTCCAACACTGGAGCTCCACCAACTGAAGTCGTTGCAGAAAACG cTCGTTCCGGTGGTCGTATTCTTCAAACTCTTACACCCGAACAACGTGCATCATGCGTTCACACCTTGGCAGATCTCTTGGTTTCTAAACAATCAGATATCCTAGATGCCAATGCCAAGGATCTTGCTGAAGCTACCAAATCAGGCCTAGCTAAACCTCTACTTTCCAGGTTGTCTCTCACACCCGCTAAGCTAAAAAACCTTGCTGTAGGTCTCAAGCAAATTGCTGATGACAGTCACAACAACGTAGGCAGGGTTTTGAGAAGAACAAAGCTAGCTGAAGGATTGGAACTGACTCAAATAACTGTGCCAATTGGTGTACTTTTGGTTATATTTGAATCTAGACCTGACTCACTCCCACAGGTAGCAGCTCTGGCTATTGCCTCAGGAAACGGTCTTCTTCTTAAGGGAGGTAAAGAAGCAGCCCATAGTAACAGAGCTCTTATGGAATTGGTAAAGGAAGCTTTGGCTACTGTCGGTGCTCAAAATGCTATCTCACTA gtttcCACTCGTGAAGAAATTGGTGACTTGCTCTCAATGGAACAACACATCGATCTCATCATCCCACGTGGTTCAAGTGATCTGGTACGCAGCATCCAATCCCAAAGTCAGCACATTCCAGTAATGGGCCATGCTGAAGGTATTTGTCATACATACATCGACAAAGATGCAGACCTTCAGAAGGCACTAAAGATTATCCGTGACGGCAAATGCGATTATCCAGCTGCCTGCAATGCCATGGAAACATTATTGATACATCAAAGTTTGATGGAAGGTGATTTCTTCTCAGATGTTTGCAACATGCTGAAGAAAGAAGGTGTTAGAATCAATGCTGGACCTAAATTAAACGAAATGTTGACTTTCGGACCACCATTAGCTAAGACGATGAAACATGAGTATGGTGCTTTAGAGTGCTGTATTGAAGTAGTCAAGGACACCGATGAAGCCATCGATCACATTCATGCATTTGGAAGTGGTCACACCGACGTTATTGTAACAGAAAATC GTGAGGAAGCTAGGAACTTCCAACGTAAGGTTGACAGTGCATGCGTCTTCCACAACGCCAGTTCCAGATTTGCTGATGGTTTCCGTTTCGGTCTTGGTGCCGAAGTTGGCATCAGTACTGCTAGGATACACGCCCGTGGACCCGTTGGTGTAGAGGGCCTTTTGACCACTAAATGGGTACTCAATGGTACCGATCATGCTGCTGCCGATTTTGCTGAAGGAGGAGGTCGTACTTGGTTGCATGAATCCTTGCCcctcaattaa
- the LOC109594856 gene encoding protein farnesyltransferase/geranylgeranyltransferase type-1 subunit alpha: MSDLSSSEEENDSGYVLFKDRTEWKDVVPIKQDDEDQIVAIHYTEKFEDAHNYLRALLKTGEKSERALELTTVVANENPANYTVWQYRRDILQELKKDLHEELNYIDKFILKKSKNYQIWHHRRLLVEWLNDPSKENYFTAKVLSKDAKNYHAWQHRQWYMRHFNLFDNELEYVDSLLNEDVRNNSAWNQRYFVINNTTGFTQEVLDSEIKYTLERIKEVVENESAWNYLRGLLLHDKEGLSKNKTVTTFCEELYAANNHSPFLLSLIVDMCYEQVQQGGGDSVYTLERALKLCSDLEQKYDKIRAKYWQHMAETMQKIHKEESNAGEAASSTS, translated from the exons ATGAGTGATCTAAGTAGTAGTGAAGAAGAAAATGATTCCGGCTATGTTTTGTTCAAGGATCGAACAGAATGGAAAGATGTTGTGCCCATCAAACAAGATGATGAAGATCAGATTGTCGCAATTCATTATACAGAAAAAT ttgaaGACGCACATAACTATTTACGTGCCTTGTTGAAAACCGGAGAGAAATCCGAAAGGGCACTAGAATTAACCACAGTAGTTGCCAATGAAAATCCAGCAAATTATACTGTGTGGCAGTATAG gaGGGATATTTtacaagaattaaaaaaagatcTTCATGAAGAATTGAACtatattgacaaatttatattaaaaaagtccaagaattatcaaatatggcaTCACAGAAGACTTCTTGTTGAATGGCTTAATGATCCATCAAAAGAAAACTATTTCACTGCCAAAGTATTAAGTAAAGATGCAAAGAACTATCATGCTTGGCAACATAGACAGTGGTACATGAGACATTTCAA tctcTTTGATAATGAATTGGAATACGTGGACAGTCTTTTAAATGAAGATGTACGTAACAATTCTGCTTGGAATCAaagatattttgttataaacaaCACTACAGGTTTCACACAGGAAGTTTTGgattctgaaataaaatacactCTTGAAAGAATAAAGGAAGTAGTAGAAAATGAAAGTGCTTGGAATTATTTAAGAgg TTTATTACTTCATGATAAGGAGGGACTTAGTAAAAACAAGACTGTTACCACATTTTGTGAAGAACTTTATGCTGCCAACAACCATTCACCCTTCCTTTTGTCATTAATTGTTGATATGTGTTATGAACAAGTCCAGCAAGGTGGTGGTGATTCTGTTTACACTCTTGAAAGGGCATTGAAATTGTGCAGTGATCTTGAACAAAAGTATGATAAAATTAGAGCTAAATATTGGCAACACATGGCAGAAACCATGCAGAAAATACACAAGGAAGAATCAAATGCTGGAGAGGCTGCTTCTTCAACTtcataa